The region TTTCTGTAGGTATGTAGGTACTGAATGAATCACAGTATCTGTATGCACAAAATGCTGGAATAATTTTGTAATAATTCATAAAAGTTGCATGCACATAGATTTAGAAGATGACTGTTTTGATAAGCAAATGACCCACATTTGCATCCCAAAATATCACTGTGCTGGTGACTCCATCTTTGGATTTCTATTGATAATttcagtgtgtctttctgtgaAAGAGTGGTGTAacattgtgtgggtgtgaggggagagtatgtgggtgtgtgtgtatttgcacataTTATCTTCTAATAGTTCTATACATAGAGTATAACTTGGTCCGTCTGTATGAATTTTCTAAGCAGGCCTGACAGGGTGTTCTAACAGGCCTTCTTTATATTAGAAATAGTTTAATGGATGCACATTCAAACTATATCACagcaaacacagaaacaacaggCACAGCAAACACTTCTGTGAGATAATGGACTGAATAACTGAATTTCCTGATTTGTGTAAAGTGTAAAATCAATAGATTGCCAATCAATACTCTTCCTAACTAGgctagttcttgttcttggtaTGTGTTGCACAAAGGCCTCACTCATGTGCTAGAAGCCCTTCAGTTCTCTGACTTACGCGGTAATTGCAGGTAATTTTTTCAAATGTTCAGATCGCATATTTTTCATTACTTTCGCTATTGCACTCACCACTGCAATACACAAACAATAGATGTCTTGATCTAGTGTCTTGATGTAATTCTAGTTTCACTTTCTCGCTTCCTGAAACCATTTTCTCGAGGAGTTTATCATAATTATCAAGAACGAGCGATCATACAGTAAGTCTGTGGTATCTTATCAGCACTTGGTAACAAGAATTTGTTAACAGAATTTCAAACCAGAAGAGGGGACAGAAGCATATTTACACACTTACAAATGTTAGAGTCTTTCGGTCGACATGATTGTGAAGCTGTTTATTTTTCGCGGACTGTGTTTCGTGAAAATGTGGACTATCTTTCCGAGTGGTCATTCAAAATGTAGGAACGAAATCAAGCCGTGTGAACTGATCTAAAAATTTTAATGTAGATCAACACAGTTCCACAATCTCGACACACTGGCAAAAACTTTGTGAAACGAATATCAAcaaatgaattaatcaatcaataaataaataacgcaATAAATCTGTTTTTTCCCTTCAATATCAAAACGGTGGTTAGTCCAAGACATTTgtataaaatatgtgtgtgtgcgtgcgcgtgtgtgtgtgtgtgagtgtgtgtgtgtgtgtgtgtgtgtgtgtgtgtgtgtgtgtgtgtgtcacggtgtgtgtcacggtgtgtgtcacggtgtgtgtatcagtgtatgtgtgtgtgtgtgtttgttttaatttcagtcagtcttcgcgcgcgcgcgcgcgccggtgtgtatgtgtctgtctgtgtgtctgtgtgtgcgcggtgtgtcacagtgagtttgtgtgtgtgtgtgtgtgtgtgtgtgtgtgtctccactctctctctctctctctctctctctctctctctctctctctccgctctctgtctgtctgtctcagtctcagtcacacagagagacaagacaagacaattgagacaagacaaaattctttatttcgagggtaATAGCCTATATAAGCACTGACcggtgtgcttttttctttttcttttttaatccagtccccgccctgaatataGGGTCTATTCTACACAATACTTAATGAAAATAAAGCATGGTAttagtagaaaaaacaacaacaattaattaaaaaataacacacacacacacacacacacacacacacacacacacacacacacacacacacacacacacacacacacacacacacacacaacatacatacacaactgagcatggtgttagtaaaatgcatagggggaaaaaaatgaaagaaactaacaccgttcacaccacaccacagaccatgCAGAATGAGGTCGGGGACGGAGGGTGAGGGACTGAGGTTCTCAATCAGCCCACGGTAAAcgtttgacaaacagtatcattaaaatgagcGATTTACATAGCACATTATAGCAtgaggtgggaaaggtaatgttttttttgaaggtggttgggcaattgtgttgtttaattgttcGGTTTCTGGGAGTTAGTTCCAAaaggtggcgcctgagtaaaccagactggatttgaacaagtcagttcttgggattgggatatggattttgggggcagggggcaggggtccttgatgaatttacagaaaattcgTTTAACAGTGTAGGTGGTGCAtcacctgtcataatcttgtgcattgtgatTCCTTTTGTTGTAGgctactctaatctacggatacagtaatattcgcttgtttatagtctaaaagggaagtcttttttaggagtaccagcttgagcccccgtttatgaagattcagtATAATGGCtccatggtgttcgcacttgcggagtcccgtAGTGTTGATGTATAATCTATTATAGACTGGACATGTCGTTCTTGAAAATATAATTTCCGTGAGTGAaagtcaaggaaatgtttgattttggatagttaatgggttttctgggctgtcttcggttttgcaaagggaatttatgtgaggattctaagtgagattgttgtcgatTTTTATTCCCAGAACTTTATGAtaactgacctgttcaataggtttaCCTTTaggttggatggaaggaaaattacGTGTAgtgttttgtctcttttgtctggttgtgattaacatgcatttttgtttttttgtgggtaaaGAGACACGTGCGTGGTTTAGTTCAGTCCatctaacgagagagagagagagagagagagagggagggagggagggagggagggtaggtggAGCGTGGAGGcggggggacgggagagagagagaaagccactgCATGCaactgttttttgttcttttttttaattaattttttttttaaaggactttAAACATTCAAGCAGCTATAGATGTTTTGTTTgagttttgctttgttgttgtttcagtcgcagtcaacatttgtgtgtgtgtgtgtgtgtgttgttgttgttgttactgcttctgtttctgtaactctttctttttgtgtccaCGTATGCCTAACATTCTTATTttctcactttttgtttgtttgtttgtttgttttgcttgcctttttgtttttgtttacattaccactttctttctgtctgtccgtctttctgtctgcctgtcggtttcttcttctgctccgtCACTTTTTGTCGGGCGGCGGCGCCAAGCCGCTCATACACAATACTgatcatatacacacgtacaACACGGACACCGAGTTCAAAGGAATAACTTTTATTGTTCGTGCAGGGAATTCCGGGTGAGCCCGGGCCGATGAAATCATAATAAATATCACAGGACATCGAACAGGCAATGTGGAGCAATGCAAGAACGTGTGTTCATAGATACGGCATCGGGTGTCACGTGACATTTCCGAGAGGTAGAGAGTTTCGGATATTTCTTTATTAGTAGTggtggggcggaggaggaggggggggggggagtcgtctTTCAGTTTACACCGACAAAACTTGAACATAAAGCAATATGGTATTTGCGTTGATAGCAAAGTTtagttgttcagtgtgtgtgttattgttttttgttgttgtttttttaagcaactacaacaaccaaaaaaaaaaaaacccaaaaaaaccaccaccaccaccaccaacaacaactacaacaagactcaaacaaacaaacaaacagaaaaccaacTCATGCCGGCCATAGCGTTGAACATAAGACCATCTCAAATTTCAGTTAACTGACTTTTATACAACCTATGAACATGAGGCCATGTCGCATACACTCATAATTATTACtgggaatgcgtgtgtgtgtgtgtgtgtgtgtgtgtgtgtgtgtgtgcgtgtcacagtgtgtgtgtgtgtgtgtggtgtgtgtgtgtgtgtgtcacagtgtgtgtgtgtgtgtgtgtgtgaaagtgtgtctgcatgttttacatttatttgcttatttatcatcattattgtctttttattttatttttgtatttgttatcattgttattattattatcattattgttatgattattatgattattatcattattattattatcatcttctctcttttctctttttttttctctctaggcctgactaagcgcgttgggttacgctgctggtcaggcatctgcttggcagatgtggtgtagcgtatatggatttgtccgaacgcagtgacgccacctccttgagctgctgatactaatactgatactgatattactGAGATGTCACAGTTGAGTAAAAATTGACTCATGCACAACCTATGGGCAATACGTCATATATCGGGTCCTCTTACAACTTCCAAGTTTTGGTCATAGTGTAAAATGCTTTATGTATTCTTCAGGAAGATGAACGGAATTTGGCctatgacaaaaagagaaaaaacctgAGGTAAGATAAGGAGAACCTCGAATACCAAGAACGATAAAGCAAAAACATTTATGAAGTGTTACATCATCATAATTTACTTTTGCTTTAAAAGGTTGTTACAATGGTttctgacagaagaagaagaaggaaaattacAATACAAAATATCATTATAGTATCGGAAAGGTTTCAGGCAGTGACATTTTGACCACTTTTAGCAAATCACAACTCAACAGACTTGCAGACTGTTCATTTCATCAGTAAACCTATCGGAAGCTATAGTTTTATTTTCAATGTTCACTCCACGTTCTTGCTTTGCAAACAAATCAGATTTTACACCTTAAACGGTGGGGAAGGAACGATGCGCGGggcggagggaaggggagggtgcggaggaggggaggggggtgtgtgtgtgcggggggacgGAGAGGAAATAACTTGAAAAGACAAAATTCGACAGAACAATCCGAGAAAGCCATCTGCTTACGTGCCAATAATAATCACATCAATAAATGACTGGAAAACTGACGAAAAGCCCGTAACCCAACACAACATagtagactagaatagaatagaatagtagAATAGGTTTGACAAGACTgaactagactagactagaatagAAGAGGCCAGAAAGAGGACATAATAGAACAGAAGGTTACAATTATTTTCTAGCAAATGCACTTTTCTGTACAGATACAGATGACAAGACACATGCAGTGTAAGGCGATATGCGAATTACtggcactttgttttgtttgcttgtttattcacacacacagagatgaagagtggagtgacggcctagaggtaacgcgtccgcctaggtagcgagaaaatctgagcgcgctggttcaaatcacggctcagccgctgatattttctccccctccactagaccttgagtggtggtctggacgctagtcattcggatgagacgataaaccgaggtcccgtgtgcagcatgcactttgcgcacgtaaaagaacccacgggaacaaaagggttgttcctggcaaaattccgaagaaaaatctatttcgataggaaaaacaaataaaactgcacgcaggaaaaaataccaaaacaaaaaaaaggtggcgctgtagtatagcgacgcgctctccctggggagagcagcccgaatttcacacagagaaatctgttgtgataaaaaataagaaagaaatacaagaagaagaaatagaaatacacagTCATCTGTGCTGGATCCGGTCATTGTGGTCTGTGCGTCATTTGTTTCACAAACTGATATGTCActccatcaaaaacaaacaacaaaaaaacaaaaacaaaaaaagtttagaGGCCAAGCATTCAGgtataaatcctttttttttttaacggcaaACCTATACTATTCATTCCATGTAGCAACCAACAAAATTAACTGATGTACATGGTCATCACTTCATAATTGATCTAACCAGAGTGTACAAGAACCAAACTGGCAACAAGCAAAAAATTAaatgtgcggggtgtgtgtgtgtgtgcgtgcgtgcgtgcgtgcgtgcgtgagcgcgcgcgcgcgcgcgcgtgtgtgtgagtgagagagagagagagattgagaaaaggGTATTCGCTTattaaacaacatcaacaacgacaatatCATAGCCCTTCAAGAGAGAGCTGAACGTTGTCATTCGCCACTCGTccccacacagagaaaaatgaaCTGCGTATAAAAAACGGCTCACATGTATAGGTATGATTACAGCCCCATTTCTGACAAAAATCACATTATTTTGACCTCTACATAAATCCTGTATAAAATGACATTACACAGCCACTCCGTCCAGGTAAACACAAGTTATTCGGCTCCATACTGAAGGCAAAatttatataatgataatatccGCATAAATCCTGGCCGTGTAAAAACAACATTATACAGTCACATCATATTACATACTTACTTATTTTGAACACAAACCTTTCCTCCTGCAATCTCTTGCTTAACAACAGAATCCCTGAGACTTATGACtcaaacgggagagagagagagagagagagagagagagagagagagagaacaaaatcccAACTTCCGCAAACATTCAAAATGCACTGTAGGCTAGTGTTACTGGCGAACACTATAAATGTAGCAGCCTACAAGTATATTTATGCAGATCTTGATCCTGATTCTACACGTCCTGTACCCGTGTCGATCATTATTCTGTTCACTGGGACTTCACTTTGCTTCCAGAGAAGGAACTGTTGTAGGCTGCCATCGTTGTCAGTTTCACACCGTTCACCGCCAGACCCAGTATGTTAGGAccctggaaaaaaagaagaaaaaaagtattaaaaaaaagaagaagaaaaaaaagaagcaaatatcaGAAAGCGACATTGTGAATTTGATGATGAAAGATCTCTCTAACTCTGTGCacatctctctgtgcctctgtctgtctgtctttctctctctgtgtctgtctcacattgGAGTGTtgagttatctctgtctgtctgtctgtctctgtctctctctcactctatccgtGTCTGTCTCACATcggagttttgagttctctctgtctgtctgtctctctctctgtgtctgtgtctcacatCGGAGTTCTgatttcttcctgtctgtgtgttctgtctatctgtctgtctctgtctctttctgtctgtgtctcacatcGGAGTTCTgatttctccctgtctgtgtgttcttctgtctatctgtctgtctgtctgcctctctctgtctctttctgtctgtgtctcacatcGGAGTTCTgatttctccctgtctgtgtgttcttctgtctatctgtctgtctgtctgcctctctctgtctctttctgtctgtgtctcacatcGGAGTTCTgatttctccctgtctgtgtgttcttctgtctatctgtctgtctgtctgcctctctctgtctctttctgtctgtgtctcacatcGGAGTTCTgatttctccctgtctgtgtttttttttctgtctgtctgtctgcctgtctgtctgtctgtctctcttcttcgtgGGGCGTGACCAACATATAGAAAGTTAaacaaatcttaaaaataaagaaataatctctcttttctttctctattaTTTGTCAGTttgctcctctgtctgtgtgtctctgtctgtctgtgtggcaaattatataaagttaaaaaaatctttgaaatataaataataatctctctctctgtctttgtcagtttgtctctgtatgtgtgtatgtatgtatgtatatatatatatatatatatatacatatatatatatatatatatattatgtctatatgcatgtgtatgtatatatatatatatatatatatatatatatatatatatacacatatacacaaatacacacatacacacgcatatagacatgacagacacagagagacagaaagagacagagacagtgacagtgacagagacggacagacagagacagacagacagagagagagagagagagagagaacactgaacactgaaatgtttaatgtcattagctgtaaagctctagtgacatggtaggtacaaatcagaacaaaaatagtgcaaaacaaataaaatggaacagaaaggaaaaacataaccaaagtaaactaaactactaagggataagcggcacttcggtattttgtcgtttgcttaaaatgtccatgtggcaggcgggtactgtgcctccccccctccacctaccccagtcgttcgtgtgagagagagagagagagagagagagagagagagagactgactgacggaGGGACGGACAGGACTCACGTAGACAAAGACGTCGTCAAGTAGATAGCCATAGACCAACCACGCCACGCAGCACACGGTCCCGCCCAGCATGAGAAATACGTCACTTCCTGCTGATGTCCCTTGTTTCACGATCTCGATCTGACAGAACCAACCATGGGAGAGGTGTTTGACTgtccatattcattcattcattcatttaattgtttttttgtgtagcGATTGTGAACGAACTCAGTCTCAAAGTACCAACAATGGgagactggttttttttttgtttttttttgtattgcattttaaATTTTGTCCACATGCAATTATAGATTTAAATGTTAGTGTTGTGATTCTCAATCCGAGAGTACCAAcaatgtgagatgtgtgtgtgtgtgtgtgtgtgtgtgtgtgtttgtgtgtgtttgtgtgtgcgtgtccatatGCAATTATAAATTTCTTAACTGTTTGTGTAGTGATTGTGAACTCTGCTCGCCAGttcttgtattgtatcgtattgtgttacaacgtagtgtatcgtatcgtttcgtgtcgtgtcgtgtcgtgtcgtgtagtgtcggattgcggtgttgtgttgtactgtaatacattTTGACACAACAAATTtccctgtatgaaattcaggGTACCTTCAACATGGAGAATGCTTCGCtacacgtgacaaggctgtactgtatttcttcctttcataatgatatcccagcgttaacctgGCCCGACATGCAGGTACTGACGATTGCAGAGTTGGTCAGACAATTTTGAGCAACACTCTAAAAGAAGCATCCGAGAAGTGGATGATACtagactgtgtggtccctgtcttcctacttaagcccacagcacaatcAACTTCTGGGTAGGAGCTTGCCGCGGGCCGAAGCAATCCACTTCTGGGTAGGAGCTTGCCGCGGGCCGAAGCAATCCACCTCCGCTAATatatatgatagttagtcgtgtccgactatgaccatcagaacagcagaggaggcaactgctgttccgactgtttgggctagaatttgattatagtggagagtgtcttgcccaagtacatccccactctctcggccaagagggttttaggacagtcggcgttgggatggttcccaaaggccaactagcccacaaggctgcagcactaagagccagtgcaattttgcctcctagtttgagagtcatagtccttcacaaaagactaagctgtaaatggtttcccattgactggagaaaccactgataatacagctctcactttgctgttggcccaaatgtaaacttatgtcaatctgtgatataagccgagtgttgggcctgatgATAATATGGCACTTCGTTaatggacgttaaactgaagaacacacaaagaagaaataaagaacggtttcagattcagtttctcaaggaggcgtcttcgcgtttggacaaatccatgtacgctacaccacatttgctgagcagataactgaccagcagcatgacccaacgcgcctagtcaggccttgagtacacgcacatacatttgtgtacctatccgagtggatttcctctacggaattttgcgagaggacaacacttttgctgccatgtgttctttctcagtgcgccaggTGCTCCTTTTATCGTTCCATcttaatgactagacgctcagtttgattttccaattatgggcgagagcgggattcgaacctagaccctcacggactctgcattggtagatgagcgtcttaacaattctgccatcttcctcctgaaTGAAAATGAATAACCGAACCTTGAAACCGAAAATGAAGAACACACATACGAAATCATtgactctctctatatattgtgttttgattttgagaACTATTGAATAACCTGGTTTTAACCACACACGTGGTCGTTTTGATCATGATATGATATTTACATCCGTTCTCTTACTATGCTCATCGCATTGTTGATTAATGATTATTGTATGAGATTGATTAATATCATCAACTTTGTATTTCAGCGTTTCATGTTCTTCATGTATTCATGCTGAATGACAGTGAAAGAATTAATCAACACATGTGTGTGATTGCGATAATCGTACGAAAGGTTCACATTAACTTAGGATTTCAGCATATTACGTCTTTTATGTATACCTACAGCATATTACGTCTTTTATGTATACCTACTCTAACTGAGTGACTGCGATTCTCGCGCCGTTTGGTTTGCGTGGCATACACCGCACTtaaatttctcttattgagacaGAAAAACATTCTGTACTATGTTAATTAATGGACACACGTACGATGTCCAGAACTGGCGTGAGAAGCAGCAGCACGGCCCAGACAAAGACGAAGACTCCCAGAGTGTTGGTCAGtactgggggcgtgggggtcacCAGTCTCAGATACACTGCATgagccgccaccatcaccactgacgCCAGTAGCTGGTACAATGGCTTCCTCTGCAACACACgtaaatttatttattatcttaaaAGTTAAAGTTCCCAAggcctttcacggccatcgggccagcgaattcatatccactgtgcctagggctcggcacaggaaggcagcgaattcatatccaccttGTCTAGGGTTTAGCAgaggaaggcagcgaattcatatccaccttGTCTAGGACCCGGCACAtgaaggcagcgaattcatatccaccgtgtccagggctcggcacaggaaggcagtgaattcatatacattgtgcctagggctcggcacaggaaggcagcgaattcgtatccactgtgtccagggctcggcacaggaaggcagcgaattcatatccactgtgtccagggctcggcacaggaaggcagcgaattcatatccactgtgtccagggctcggcacaggaaggcagcgaattcatatccactgtgtccagggctcggcacaggaaggcagcgaattcatatccactgtgtctagggctcggcacaggaaggcagtgaattcatatacattgtgcctagggctcggcacaggaaggcagcaaattaatatccactgtgtctagggctcggcacaggaaggcagcgaattcatatccaccgtgtccagggctcggcacaggaaggcagcgaattccTGTGTCCAGGGGTCGGCACAGAAcagcagcgaattcatatccactgtgtctagggctcggcacaggaaggcagcgaattcatatccactgtgtccagggctcggcacaggaagggcggggtcccaatcctctctctcctttcgccgTTTTGACCtccccccaaccgaagtcaggtacccattcacacctgggtggagtgtggaaaatcggagtacagtgTCTTTCCCGaagacaatacaacaccatactgaaacggagcctcgaactttgattactggtgaacactggaccagaagtccGAAGCTTAACCgattctgataataataataataataataataataataataacaataataataataatcagaatgattattatcattatcattattattatatttatatagcgcttaatcttctacagagacaaatcaaagcactttcgcaccagccattcaaacgcatgtataactctaaaactggagaaactgaagacaaggaagacacagggaagggaggctattttaggaagaggtgggttttaaggccagacttgaaagaggtgagtgtggaggcctgacaaagcgaaagaggaaattcatgtcaattacaaggtccagagacagagaaagaacggcggccaacagtcgagtgtttgaatctgggtatgcgtaaacggagtggatccgaagccgatcgtagagagtgagatggagcgtagaggtgaaggcagccacagaggtaggatggggcagatttgtgaatacatttataacatagagtgctgatcttgtacttaattctgtgtgagacagggagccagtggagatgttgcaaaaaaaggagtgatgtgctcagatccttTCTTTCTGAGgccgagtcgggcagcagagttttgtatgtgctgaagggactgaatggatgaagcaggcaaaccagacaatagagagttacagccgtcaaggcgagagagaatgagagaaacgacaagtctagatgttgcgtcagtggacagatatttccgtacggaactgatgcgccgcaattgacagtagcaggactgacatgtctgactgatatttttttatgtggacagtgtgttgtcaaggacaacgccgaggttcctgactgaactggaaatagGGATGGATCTACTGCCaaatttgattgtgtcagttgtgatggaagacagtttttgtttcgtttctatgatcattgcttcagttttgtccgcgttcaattgtaacttatttttcTTGCAAGaccgacgacaatttttcaggggtatcactcttctggaattgagtgtcatcagcataagaatgatgactgacattgtgacggttgataatttcagcgagaggagcagtgtacagtgtgaagagcactgggcctaaaacagatccctgtgggactctatgttcgattttaacggttTCAGATCGGAAATGGTCaaaaatgacagactggaatcaatcagtgagataagatttgaaccagtttagaacagtgccgttgataccaaatgtaaaatgaagacgggaaagaaggattgaatggtctattgtgtcaaaggcggctgaaaagtcgagaagagtgagaagggaaatttttcctgagtcggatgcTAGCATCAGATTATTCAGGATGTAGAGGAGAGTGGTTTCAgcgctgtggtcagcgcgataggcagactgaaatgggtggatgagattgttgaaacaaaggtggctGTTGGGCTGCTTCAGggcagctttttcaaggagtttgggcatgaatggaagattagaaactggtcgatagtttttcaaaatgtttgcgtcaaggttggatttcttcagaagaggccagacGATTACAGTTTTGAAAGTTGATGGACACATTCCAGTGAGAATTGATGAGTTGACAATACTGGTGATTgttgggagaagctgtgagacacactgggaaaagacagaggctggtataggatcgaggaCACAGGactttattgtcatttctttcaggatttcattaacttctgtttctgtcaatggattaaaggaatgtagaggagtgccgctgaattgaggatcaggatgagcaggttggaagatggtacgaatattttggactttgtcggaaagaggagaagactttgtggagttcagataaagtgtaggcagaaggaagagtttttgttgttgttttttttgttgtttttttccagtat is a window of Babylonia areolata isolate BAREFJ2019XMU chromosome 5, ASM4173473v1, whole genome shotgun sequence DNA encoding:
- the LOC143281976 gene encoding sugar transporter SWEET1-like; the protein is MELLYFVELVTTGVTFLNMASGIPVCLTMYRTGSTHNVPYVLFLVSAINSTLALYYGVLVSNTTFILINIVGFLLWGVYIFVYISVSKSKRKPLYQLLASVVMVAAHAVYLRLVTPTPPVLTNTLGVFVFVWAVLLLLTPVLDIIEIVKQGTSAGSDVFLMLGGTVCCVAWLVYGYLLDDVFVYGPNILGLAVNGVKLTTMAAYNSSFSGSKVKSQ